Below is a genomic region from Equus caballus isolate H_3958 breed thoroughbred chromosome X, TB-T2T, whole genome shotgun sequence.
ACATCCTGCCCCTGACTTGTCCCCTTGTTTGGTGACACAGGTGGGGCCCGAGGCAGCTTAGTCGGCTCCCGAACGCCATCTGAGGTGGCTGCCAAGAAGCTGCCCTCCTTGCGGAGCAGCCTCCTGGACCTCCTCTGGCTGCACCACAAGGGACACGGCCCAGGAGGGACTTCTTCCTAGGTGTCACCCTCACTGTGCCGGCCACCTCACCTCTCCTACGTGCCTCAGGTCAGCTCTAAAGTCCAGCCTGCCTCTGGGCGTCGTCTCTGTCACCCCATGCGCTCCAGTGGGCCCTCTGCGCTTGACTTGCACATTTAAGGTCCTTTTCATGTAtgtgcctgtgtgcagccagggGTGCCCCCTTATTCTCCAGCACCCAGAgcgtgccaggcaccgtgctgctCTGCCTACCTATCATATCACTTCAGCCTGTCACCACTTTGTGAAGCAGAGACAGAGGCTCCAGGAGGGGAAGTAGGTGGCTCAGGGTCCCACAGGGGCTGGTGCTAGTGCTGTTTATTGAGAGACAGAGTGAGGGGTGGGAGCCCGCCGAGGCTGAGGgtgaggctgaggctgaggctgaggctggggctggggctggggctggcagaAAGTTCTAGGGCTGCCAGGCCAGTGAGGCCAGGGCCAGGGGGAAGCCTGGCAGCTGCAGGGGCAGTGAAGCACTCATCCGGTGACAGCTCCAGGCCTCAGAGCCCGGCTGAACCGTCAAGGCTGGCACTGCCCATGGTGCAGGGACCAGGCCTCATCCCGCTGGGTTGTGGCATCACGGAGGCCCTGGCACTCAGGCCTCGAGGCATGCACCATCAGGTGGTGTGTACATGGGCTCCACGTGGGCCCAGCTGCAGGCCTGCTCATCGGCCCAGGCAAGCAGCTCAGCAGCGCGGTGCAGGAAGACCATGAGCAGGGTGTGTACGTCGCCCTCAGCTGAGTGGGCTGCTTTCGGCTCTTCCTGGAAGTAGCGTCGGAAGAGGCTGCCCAGGCTGTAACCCTTGCAGCTCTGGGCCCGCGTGCCGTGGCTGTGAGCGTGGTCCAGGCCCCGCAGCGCAGGCAGTGTGTCCAGGCAGACGGTGTCCCGGGGCAGGCGGGCACCCAGGCGCCGCAGCTCCGTGCACAGCAGGGGGAAGTCGTAATCAAAGCCGTTGTGGGCCACGAGGCAGATGGGGCTCTCCTGGCGGCTCAGGAAGGCCTGCAGCATCCGTACCACGGCGCTGTCGAAGCCGGCCTTCCCACACCGCGCCAGGCCCTCGCTGCTCAGGCCAGTGATCTCACTGGCCTTGGCGGTGAAGGGGCGCTCCGGGCTCATACACAGCGTGAGCTTGTCCAGGACCCGGGGCAGCACAGGGATGCCGAACTCATCACGctctgggttctccagagaggAGCGGTGGACAGCAAACAGGGATATCTCAGCAATCTCGGGGTCCACACTGGGGAGCCCAGTGGCTTCCAGGTCCAGGAAGACAAAGGTCTCTGCCCGGGGCACCTCGGACATCGTGATGTTCTCACAGGGACAGCAATGCCTAAAGCtgtcagagaaagagacacaAAGCCTGAAAGCCAAGATGGGGACACCTGGGCCTGACCACCCATAGCCATTCCCACAGCCAAGGCTCCAAAGCCCTCTGGTTCACTTCCTGCCACCCCTATCCCACCTCATGGGACTTTAGGCTCTAGGAGCAGTTTCTAAGACCCACCTTCAGAGAGGCTGCTAAGGGGTCTCCAGAGCTGGGACCCAGTGACCAGGGCCTATTACTTCTGTCCAGGATGAAGCCTCCCAGGGTTCGTCACTCCCTCCATTCTGTCCCCCAGTCCCTCCCTGGCCATCCCCACTACTACCACCTAGTAAACAGCAAAAGGAAGGCCTGATGTGCCCAGACCCCAGCCTGGaggcctctgcctcctgcctccaggtACATGGAGGGGAAGTGTGCCAGGTCCATGTCATCAGGGACTTGGGGGTCGGGGTGCAGCCCAGGATGGTAGCTTTATCAAGACATCTTGGCTGGGAGCCTCAGGCATAGCACCCCATGTCTGCACCCCTGGGGTTGGCTGCCAGGAGAGAGGCGTCCAGACACCTGAGAAGGCCCTCACGGTGATCCCTGGCCTCCCCAGCTCAGCCTCCCCGCACCTTCTCCCTGGCACACAGGTGCTGGCCCCAACCCGGCCTCCACCTGCCTCCCGGCTCCCAGCAGCAGTCCTCACCAACCCTGCCACACTAGCTTACCTGCGGCAGGCGCTGGCCGGCTTCCTGGGCTGCTGGGCACCTGTCTCCGCACAGGCTGCTCCAGGCAGCCTTTAATCAGCGGCTGTGGCCCGCCCCCAACCGCCTGTTGGGCAACAAGGCCGCCTGAGGCCGCAGGACCTGTGCAGCCGGCTCGCCGCCGCCCCCTCGCTCACTCACAGCCACTGCGACACACGCCCTGCGTTTACAGACTGG
It encodes:
- the HAUS7 gene encoding three prime repair exonuclease 2 isoform X9 — its product is MSEVPRAETFVFLDLEATGLPSVDPEIAEISLFAVHRSSLENPERDEFGIPVLPRVLDKLTLCMSPERPFTAKASEITGLSSEGLARCGKAGFDSAVVRMLQAFLSRQESPICLVAHNGFDYDFPLLCTELRRLGARLPRDTVCLDTLPALRGLDHAHSHGTRAQSCKGYSLGSLFRRYFQEEPKAAHSAEGDVHTLLMVFLHRAAELLAWADEQACSWAHVEPMYTPPDGACLEA